Proteins co-encoded in one Thermoplasmata archaeon genomic window:
- a CDS encoding M2 family metallopeptidase, with protein sequence MRAARDEADGVREFLDDAESRLLDLSIESSQADWVHATYITADTEALAARASARLIGTTVELAKASRRWPDGALPPEERRKSHLLRLCLPLVAPSDPAEARELTRLVAAMQGTYAKGRYQPVGASEPTDLQGLSRILTESRAPVALEDAWTGWHRIGRGIRSDFTQYVSLANRGARELGFRDTGEMWRSKYDMDPEEFEREVERLWKQVEPLYRSLHAYVRDRLRSVYGPERVPERGPIPAPFLGNMWAQQWDGIYPLLAPPGSGPTFDLTNALVARGTTAVDMVRFGESFFASLGLERLPSTFWERSLLSRPRDREVVCHASAWDLDFESDLRIKMCTEISAEDFGVVHHELGHNYYQRAYARQPFLFRDSAHDGFHEALGDTIALSITPDYLRRLGLATEDDPMPDDTGQLLARALEKVAFLPFGLVIDRWRWKVFSGEVGPDEYNRSWWEMRERYQGIAPPAPRGEEEFDPGAKYHVPANVPYVRYFLAHVLQFQFHRALVREAGVPGPLHRASIYGSRAAGERLERMMAMGASRPWPDALEALTGERRMDAGGLLEYFEPLRRWLDEQRRGYPVGW encoded by the coding sequence GCGACGTACATCACCGCCGACACCGAGGCGCTCGCCGCCCGGGCCTCCGCGCGCCTGATCGGAACGACGGTCGAGCTGGCGAAGGCGTCGCGTCGCTGGCCGGACGGTGCCCTACCGCCCGAGGAGCGTCGCAAGTCCCACCTGCTGAGGCTGTGCCTGCCGCTCGTCGCACCCTCGGATCCGGCCGAGGCGCGGGAGCTGACCCGGCTCGTGGCCGCGATGCAGGGGACCTACGCGAAGGGCCGGTACCAACCCGTCGGCGCTAGCGAACCGACCGACCTCCAGGGCTTGTCGAGGATCCTCACCGAGAGCCGCGCGCCGGTCGCGCTCGAGGACGCCTGGACCGGCTGGCATCGGATCGGGCGGGGGATTCGCTCGGACTTCACCCAGTACGTCTCGCTCGCGAACCGGGGGGCGCGGGAGCTCGGCTTCCGCGACACCGGGGAGATGTGGCGTTCGAAGTACGATATGGACCCCGAGGAATTCGAGCGAGAGGTCGAGCGGCTGTGGAAGCAGGTCGAACCGCTCTACCGCTCGCTGCACGCGTACGTGCGGGACCGCCTTCGATCGGTCTACGGTCCCGAACGGGTCCCGGAGCGGGGCCCCATTCCCGCGCCGTTCCTCGGCAACATGTGGGCGCAGCAGTGGGATGGCATCTATCCGCTGCTCGCACCCCCCGGCTCGGGCCCCACGTTCGATCTCACGAACGCCCTGGTCGCGCGCGGGACGACCGCGGTCGACATGGTCCGCTTCGGCGAGTCGTTCTTCGCCTCGCTGGGGCTCGAGAGGCTGCCGTCGACCTTCTGGGAGCGGTCGCTCTTGAGCCGACCGCGCGACCGCGAGGTCGTCTGCCATGCGAGCGCCTGGGACCTCGACTTCGAGAGCGATCTGAGGATCAAGATGTGTACGGAGATCAGCGCCGAGGACTTCGGGGTCGTCCACCACGAGCTCGGCCACAATTACTACCAGCGCGCCTACGCTCGACAGCCGTTCCTCTTCCGCGACAGCGCCCACGACGGCTTTCACGAGGCGCTCGGGGACACGATCGCGCTCTCGATCACACCGGACTACCTGCGGCGGCTCGGGCTCGCGACCGAGGACGACCCGATGCCGGACGACACCGGCCAGCTGCTCGCGCGAGCGCTCGAGAAGGTCGCGTTCCTCCCCTTTGGCCTCGTGATCGACCGCTGGCGCTGGAAGGTGTTCTCCGGTGAGGTCGGGCCCGACGAATACAACCGTAGCTGGTGGGAGATGCGGGAACGCTACCAGGGGATCGCCCCGCCCGCTCCGCGCGGCGAGGAGGAGTTCGACCCGGGCGCGAAATACCACGTCCCGGCGAACGTGCCGTACGTCCGCTACTTCCTCGCCCACGTGCTCCAGTTCCAGTTCCACCGTGCGCTCGTGCGCGAGGCCGGGGTCCCGGGGCCCCTCCATCGCGCCTCGATCTACGGTTCGCGGGCGGCCGGCGAACGCCTGGAGCGCATGATGGCCATGGGGGCGAGCCGGCCGTGGCCGGACGCCCTCGAAGCCCTGACCGGTGAGCGCCGGATGGATGCGGGCGGCCTGCTCGAGTACTTCGAGCCGCTGCGCCGGTGGCTCGACGAGCAGCGCCGCGGCTATCCCGTGGGCTGGTAG